One Pseudomonas muyukensis DNA segment encodes these proteins:
- a CDS encoding putative bifunctional diguanylate cyclase/phosphodiesterase: MLIGSYSSSLVLISLCVAILASYTALDLTGRIATAKGRAVYLWMGGGAFAMGIGIWSMHFIGMLAFSLPIELGYDAALTALSLLIAVASSGFALWLVSQPKLPWLQLAFGALIMGTGIACMHYMGMAALRMQPGIDYDPTLFGASLAIAVGASAAALWIAFRLRQHTPYVRQIRGVAAVVMGIAIVGMHYTGMAAANFPAGSFCGALATGLAGDGLDYLVLITTLAVLAVALLTSVLDARLEARTAELARSLTLANQELTQLALHDTLTGLPNRTLLADRIEQAIGRVAEQGGCFALMFIDLDGFKPVNDAFGHHVGDQLLKAVAARLRGHLHSQDTLARIGGDEFVLLVELDEPDDAMNVAVKQVNLMARPFRVAEHDLQLSASLGIVLYPGNGLDQHELLRNADAAMYHAKSAGKNGYSFFDASMNSNARQQLQLLQDLRTALEQNQFRLHYQPKFDAVQRQPIGAEALLRWEHPQHGLMLPDRFIGLAEKTGLIIPIGEWVLGEACRQMRQWMDQGHEDWRIAVNLSAIQFCHVGLVDSVAAALADNGLPANHLTLEITETTAMRDADASLHVLQRLSDMGVDLSIDDFGTGYSSLMYLKRLPANELKIDRGFVRDLEQDSDDAAIVSAIVALGQALGLRIVAEGVETDRQQDFLTRLGCDSLQGYLLGQPVPAEQFMTGLQALRARQQQAG, from the coding sequence ATGCTGATTGGTAGTTATTCCTCCTCGCTGGTGCTGATCTCGCTGTGCGTGGCCATTCTTGCCTCTTACACCGCCCTGGACCTCACCGGGCGCATCGCCACGGCCAAGGGCCGGGCGGTGTACCTGTGGATGGGCGGAGGGGCTTTCGCCATGGGGATCGGCATCTGGTCGATGCACTTCATCGGCATGCTCGCCTTTAGCCTGCCTATCGAGCTGGGCTACGACGCGGCGCTCACCGCGTTGTCGCTACTGATCGCGGTGGCCTCGTCGGGCTTTGCCCTGTGGCTGGTGAGCCAGCCGAAACTGCCGTGGCTGCAACTGGCGTTCGGCGCGTTGATCATGGGCACCGGCATCGCCTGCATGCACTACATGGGCATGGCGGCGCTGCGCATGCAGCCGGGCATCGACTATGACCCGACCCTGTTCGGCGCCTCGTTGGCCATCGCGGTAGGGGCCTCGGCCGCCGCGCTGTGGATCGCCTTCCGCCTGCGCCAGCACACCCCGTATGTGCGGCAGATCCGTGGGGTGGCGGCGGTGGTGATGGGCATCGCCATCGTCGGCATGCACTACACCGGCATGGCGGCGGCCAATTTTCCCGCGGGCAGTTTCTGTGGCGCGCTGGCCACCGGCCTGGCCGGCGATGGCCTGGACTACCTGGTGCTGATCACCACCCTGGCAGTGCTGGCAGTGGCCTTGCTGACCTCGGTGCTCGACGCGCGCCTGGAGGCGCGCACTGCCGAGCTGGCCCGCTCGCTGACCCTGGCCAACCAGGAACTGACCCAGCTGGCCCTGCACGACACCTTGACCGGGCTGCCCAACCGCACGCTGCTGGCCGACCGTATCGAGCAGGCCATTGGCCGGGTGGCGGAGCAGGGGGGCTGCTTTGCCTTGATGTTCATCGACCTGGACGGCTTCAAGCCGGTCAACGATGCCTTCGGCCACCATGTCGGCGACCAGTTGCTCAAGGCCGTGGCGGCGCGCCTGCGCGGCCACCTGCACAGCCAGGACACCCTGGCGCGGATCGGCGGCGACGAGTTCGTGCTGCTGGTGGAGCTGGACGAGCCGGACGACGCCATGAACGTCGCGGTCAAGCAGGTCAACCTGATGGCCAGGCCGTTCCGCGTCGCCGAACACGACCTGCAACTGTCGGCCAGCCTCGGCATCGTGCTGTATCCGGGCAACGGCCTGGACCAGCATGAACTGCTGCGCAACGCTGATGCGGCGATGTACCACGCCAAGAGCGCCGGCAAGAACGGCTACAGCTTCTTCGACGCCTCGATGAACAGCAACGCGCGCCAGCAGTTGCAATTGCTGCAGGACCTGCGCACGGCGCTGGAGCAAAACCAGTTCCGCCTGCACTACCAGCCCAAGTTCGACGCCGTGCAGCGCCAGCCCATCGGTGCCGAGGCGTTGCTGCGCTGGGAGCACCCGCAACATGGCCTGATGCTGCCGGACCGTTTCATCGGCCTGGCCGAGAAAACCGGCCTGATCATCCCTATCGGCGAATGGGTGCTGGGCGAGGCGTGCCGGCAGATGCGCCAGTGGATGGACCAGGGGCACGAGGACTGGCGCATCGCGGTCAACCTGTCGGCTATCCAGTTCTGTCATGTCGGGCTGGTCGACAGCGTCGCCGCCGCGTTGGCCGACAACGGCCTGCCGGCCAACCACCTGACCCTGGAAATCACCGAGACCACCGCCATGCGCGATGCCGATGCCAGCCTGCATGTGCTGCAGCGCTTGTCGGATATGGGCGTGGACCTGTCCATCGACGACTTCGGCACCGGTTATTCGAGCCTGATGTACCTCAAGCGCCTGCCGGCCAACGAGCTGAAGATCGACCGCGGCTTCGTCCGCGACCTGGAGCAGGACAGCGATGACGCCGCGATCGTCTCGGCCATCGTCGCGCTGGGCCAGGCGTTGGGCCTGCGGATCGTCGCCGAAGGGGTGGAAACCGACCGCCAGCAGGACTTCCTGACCCGCCTGGGCTGCGATTCGCTACAGGGCTACCTGCTCGGTCAGCCAGTGCCGGCCGAGCAGTTCATGACGGGGTTGCAGGCGCTGCGCGCGCGTCAGCAGCAGGCGGGTTAA
- a CDS encoding alpha/beta hydrolase — translation MNSKTTVVLVHGFWGGAAHWGKVIVELARRGIHDVRAVELPLTALADDVERTRKMIAQVQGPVLLVGHSYGGAVITEAGNAPNVTGLVYVAAFAPDAGESPGGLTQQHVPAAAPNLEADSDGYLWLKADKFHQSFCQDLSQDEGLVMAVTQKAPLASTFADAIGHPAWRDKPSWYQISSQDHMIAPDNQRMMSARLKARKVITLDASHASLASRAKEIAGLIEEALG, via the coding sequence ATGAACAGCAAGACAACCGTGGTACTGGTACATGGTTTCTGGGGCGGCGCCGCCCATTGGGGCAAGGTCATCGTCGAGTTGGCGCGCCGGGGCATCCACGATGTTCGCGCGGTGGAACTGCCCTTGACCGCGCTGGCCGACGATGTCGAGCGCACGCGCAAGATGATCGCGCAGGTCCAGGGGCCGGTGCTGCTGGTCGGGCACTCCTATGGCGGGGCAGTGATCACCGAGGCCGGCAACGCGCCCAATGTGACGGGGCTGGTGTATGTCGCGGCGTTCGCCCCGGATGCCGGCGAAAGTCCGGGTGGCCTGACCCAGCAGCATGTGCCGGCGGCAGCGCCGAACCTGGAGGCGGACAGCGACGGTTACTTGTGGCTCAAGGCCGACAAGTTCCACCAGAGCTTCTGCCAGGACCTGTCTCAGGACGAGGGGCTGGTGATGGCGGTGACCCAGAAGGCGCCACTGGCGAGCACCTTCGCCGACGCCATCGGCCATCCTGCGTGGCGCGACAAACCGTCCTGGTACCAGATTTCCAGCCAGGACCACATGATCGCCCCCGACAACCAGCGGATGATGTCGGCGCGGCTGAAGGCGCGCAAGGTGATCACCCTGGACGCCAGTCATGCCTCGTTGGCGTCCAGGGCCAAAGAGATCGCTGGGCTGATCGAGGAAGCGCTCGGCTAG
- a CDS encoding substrate-binding periplasmic protein, whose translation MSERRLALPALLTLALAWLPKAALAADDCRQLSATGNPEYPPYLWRDPQNPQQLIGANADLLQHVAKALGLAVNVLYVGPWSRAQEEVNTGRIDLLAGYFRTNARALATDFISPPFLYTSSVAWVRKGEGFTYHDWSDLKGRRGGTLVNNSHGQAFDDYARAQLNLEAVPSASQAFQKLLLGRSDYVLFERYPGLALARTLDKDQALDILDPPISSEGLYLALSRKSACNVPALREQLARKVAELAAGPLPAQLVEQNLRRWQRQQAESAR comes from the coding sequence ATGAGCGAACGCCGTCTGGCCCTGCCTGCGCTGCTGACGCTCGCCCTGGCCTGGCTGCCCAAGGCCGCGCTGGCCGCAGACGACTGCCGGCAGCTCAGCGCCACCGGCAACCCCGAGTACCCCCCGTACCTCTGGCGCGACCCGCAAAACCCCCAGCAACTGATCGGCGCCAACGCCGACCTGCTCCAGCATGTGGCCAAGGCCCTCGGGCTGGCGGTGAATGTGCTGTACGTGGGGCCCTGGTCGCGGGCCCAGGAAGAGGTCAACACGGGCCGCATCGACCTGCTGGCCGGGTATTTCCGCACCAATGCCCGGGCCCTGGCCACCGATTTCATCAGCCCGCCGTTCCTGTACACCTCCAGCGTGGCGTGGGTGCGCAAGGGCGAAGGCTTCACCTACCACGACTGGTCCGACCTCAAGGGCCGGCGTGGCGGAACCTTGGTCAACAACAGCCATGGCCAGGCCTTCGACGACTATGCGCGGGCGCAGTTGAACCTGGAAGCCGTACCCAGCGCTTCCCAGGCGTTCCAGAAACTGCTGCTGGGGCGCAGCGACTACGTGCTGTTCGAGCGCTACCCCGGGCTGGCGCTGGCCCGCACCTTGGACAAGGACCAGGCGCTGGACATCCTCGACCCGCCGATTTCCAGCGAGGGCCTGTACCTGGCGCTGTCGCGCAAGTCTGCCTGTAATGTCCCGGCGCTGCGCGAACAGCTGGCCCGCAAGGTGGCCGAGCTGGCAGCCGGGCCACTGCCGGCGCAACTGGTGGAGCAGAACCTGCGCCGCTGGCAACGCCAGCAAGCCGAGTCGGCCCGGTAA
- a CDS encoding efflux transporter outer membrane subunit codes for MNFAHTRIHRALKLLTQGRGSRLLGAGLCVAMLSACTLSPDYQRPELSTPAQFKQAEGWTQANPSDAIARGAWWEIYGDAQLNGLIEELNRSNQTVAQYEAQYRQAQALVRSSRSALFPSLDLTTSKNRSAQGTGSSSSSLSNNSSGIRNTYNAQLGVSWEIDLWGKLRDTLDANEASAQASLADMAAIRLSQQSELVQNYLQLRVIDEQKRLLEATVAAYERSLKMNENQYRAGVAGPDAVAQARTQLKTTQADLIDLAWQRAQYENAIAVLMGKAPADFALAASNDIPALPQIPVTLPSQLLERRPDIASAERKVMAANSNIGVSRAAYFPDLSLSMSGGYSSSSFKNWIELPNRYWSVGPQLALNLFDAGKRSAEVDRTEAVYDQTVAQYRQTVLDGFKEVENYLVQLKVYGDEAVVRQEALEAARESLRLTENQYKAGLIGYLDVVNVQTTALSNERSVLTLLQGRLVASVQLIAALGGGWDNQAALAEQ; via the coding sequence ATGAACTTTGCCCATACCCGCATCCACCGCGCCCTCAAGCTGCTGACCCAGGGGCGCGGGTCGCGCCTGCTCGGCGCCGGCCTGTGCGTGGCGATGCTCAGTGCCTGTACCCTGAGCCCGGACTACCAGCGGCCGGAACTCAGCACCCCGGCGCAGTTCAAGCAGGCCGAAGGCTGGACCCAGGCCAACCCGTCGGACGCCATCGCCCGCGGCGCCTGGTGGGAAATCTATGGCGACGCGCAGCTCAACGGCCTGATCGAGGAACTGAACCGCAGTAACCAGACCGTGGCCCAGTACGAGGCGCAATACCGCCAGGCCCAGGCCCTGGTGCGCAGCAGCCGTTCGGCGCTGTTCCCCTCGCTGGACCTGACCACCAGCAAGAACCGCTCGGCGCAGGGCACCGGCAGTTCCAGTTCCAGCCTGTCCAACAACAGCAGCGGTATCCGCAACACCTACAACGCGCAGCTCGGCGTCAGCTGGGAGATCGACCTGTGGGGCAAGCTGCGCGACACCCTCGATGCCAACGAGGCCAGCGCCCAAGCCAGCCTGGCCGACATGGCGGCGATCCGCCTGAGCCAGCAGTCGGAGCTGGTGCAGAACTACCTGCAGTTGCGGGTGATCGACGAGCAGAAGCGCCTGCTCGAAGCCACGGTGGCAGCCTACGAACGTTCGCTGAAAATGAACGAAAACCAGTACCGCGCCGGCGTGGCCGGACCGGACGCCGTGGCCCAGGCGCGCACCCAGCTCAAGACTACCCAGGCCGACCTGATCGACCTGGCCTGGCAGCGCGCCCAGTACGAAAACGCCATTGCCGTGCTGATGGGCAAGGCGCCGGCCGATTTCGCCCTGGCTGCGAGCAACGACATCCCGGCGTTGCCGCAGATTCCCGTGACGCTGCCGTCGCAGCTGCTGGAGCGGCGCCCGGATATCGCCTCCGCCGAGCGTAAGGTGATGGCGGCCAACTCGAATATCGGGGTCTCCCGCGCCGCGTATTTCCCTGACCTGTCGTTGAGCATGAGTGGTGGCTATTCCAGCAGCAGCTTCAAGAACTGGATCGAGCTGCCCAACCGCTACTGGTCGGTGGGCCCGCAACTGGCGCTGAACCTGTTCGACGCTGGCAAGCGCAGCGCCGAGGTGGACCGCACCGAGGCAGTGTATGACCAGACCGTGGCGCAGTACCGCCAGACCGTGCTGGATGGGTTCAAGGAGGTTGAGAACTACCTGGTGCAGTTGAAGGTGTATGGCGATGAGGCGGTAGTGCGCCAGGAAGCGCTGGAGGCGGCGCGCGAGTCGTTGCGCCTGACCGAGAACCAGTACAAGGCCGGGTTGATCGGCTACCTGGATGTAGTGAATGTGCAGACCACGGCCTTGAGCAACGAGCGCAGCGTGCTGACCTTGCTGCAGGGGCGGCTGGTGGCGAGCGTACAGTTGATTGCCGCGTTGGGCGGCGGCTGGGACAACCAGGCAGCGCTGGCCGAGCAGTGA